From one Lotus japonicus ecotype B-129 chromosome 3, LjGifu_v1.2 genomic stretch:
- the LOC130747564 gene encoding auxin-induced protein 15A-like, with translation MGFRLPTIRRASFTAQSASKSAEVSKGYLAVYVGEEQKRFVIPVAYLNQPSFQELLSQAEEEFGFDHPMGGLTIPCSEDVFQHITCCLSGV, from the coding sequence ATGGGCTTCCGTTTACCTACTATTCGACGGGCATCCTTCACTGCCCAATCAGCTTCAAAATCTGCAGAAGTGTCAAAGGGATATCTTGCAGTTTATGTGGGAGAAGAACAGAAGCGGTTTGTGATCCCCGTAGCATACTTGAACCAACCTTCATTCCAAGAGTTGCTAAGTCAGGCTGAGGAAGAGTTTGGATTTGATCATCCCATGGGCGGCCTCACAATTCCTTGCAGCGAAGATGTCTTCCAACACATCACTTGTTGCTTGAGTGGGGTCTAA